GGCGTAAAGAGCACTCTCCCACGGTCCCGGCTGCCGGTGTTGCCCGATCACGCTCCAGCGATTCTCGGGCACCGTTGGATCTGCGAGTGTCTCCGGGTCGACGATATAGGACTGTCGATCCCCGCTCAGGCTTTCATTGAAGTAGGAGAGCGAGATCCGACCCGCGGTCTCCGGCGAAAGCATATAGCGATAATCGCCAATCAGACCGATACGCGCCGAGCTCTCAAGGTCGAATGTCAGAGTGAGGTCCTGGCTCTTGTCGATCGCCCAGAAAAAAGGCTGCACATACTGGAAACCCCGCCGATTGGAGATTCCGAACCGGGGAAAGAGAAACCCGCTATGACGCTGCTCGCGAACCGGGATCAGCCCGTAGGGAATATAAAAAACCGGAACGTCCTTGATCTTGAAAACGCCATCGTGCACCTCTCCCCAACCCTCGAGAGTCAAATCCACTTGTCGGCTGGAGATACTCCAATCCGGCGCGCCCGACTCGCATTGGCATGTCGTCAACTCGCCATCACGGATCTGGTATCGCTGCCCGAAGCCCTTGGCCATCCAGGCTCCGCGCATCTGGAATCGAGTCATCGGCAAGTAGATCTCGACATCATCCAGAACGCCGGTCTCCTCCTGAAGACTGAGAACTGCTCTTTGGGCGCGAATCCTTGCCCCCGGGTCCTCAAGAACAACCCTACCACGCGCCGTCGCCTCGGATGTCGATCGATCCACCTCGATCTGATCTGCAACCAGAATGGTTTCCCCATTCGTGATTACAACATCGCCTTTCGCCTCCAGCTTCCCCTTTTCTCGATTATAGGAAACCGAGTCTGCATCGATCGTAATGCCTTCGGATTCGGTGTTGCGGTTCCCGAAGGAATCTCCCAGTGGTCCTTGACCATAGGCGGCCCCGGCCCCCATCGCCCAGAGAATACAAACCAAAAGAAGACTCTGTCGGTGGCCCATCAAAAGGCTCCGCCGCCAAGTTCGAAAACACTCGACAGCCCACGACTTTGGAGAATCAGTTCATAGACGGCACCTGCGAGAAACAGGGATCCGGCGACCAGCACGGGAGACTCCGCCGACTCCCGCAGCAACTGCCTCAATGCTTCCTCGGGCCTCGCGAATATCCTCACATCTGCGCCTTCCGGAAAAGCTGTCGCTAGTTCTTCGGGCGCTACGGCTCGCTCATTCTCCAAACCCACCAGCACAATCTCCGAGGCATCCGCGGCCAGCAGGCTTGCGATCGCGCGCCAGGGTTTGTCGCGCATCGCAGCGAAGACCAGACGATAGGGCAGCCCCTGCGACAGCGCCGGCAAGGCCTCCCGCAGAGCCACCGCGGCTTCCAGATTATGAGCACCATCAATCCAGAGCGGCATGCCCAGGGATTGCGCATCCAATCGTCCGGGCCAGCGGGTCGCCGTGAAGGCTTTCTCGCGAATCTCCGGCAAGACAGCAAGCTCGGGACATTCTGCGCTCAGGCCCTTCAGCAACGCTGCTGCCGTATCCGCGTTTCGCTGCATATGAGGACCGACTAACTGTAATTCTCGTAACGTGGCAAACGGTCGGACCAGATCGGCACCCATCTCGGCCGCCCGATGCTCCAGTACGGACGCCACCTCGGATGACAGCCCCTCGCCAAGAACGGTTGTGCGGCCCGACCGAAAGACGCCTGCCTTCTCGAGAGCGATCTCGACTTCCGTGTTCCCCAACCACTCCCGATGGTCCAGACCGATGCTCGTAATCGCCGAGACTGCGGGCTCCACGACATTGGTCGCATCCAACCGTCCACCGAGGCCGACCTCCAGAACTCCGACATCGATACCGCCCCGGGCAAAGGCCAGAAGTGCAAGAACGGTAGTGATTTCAAAAAAAGTCAGGCCTGTTTCCTCGGGAGGGGCCAGAACGCGGACCTCCTCCACCAGATCGACCACCGTAGCCTGAGAAATTTCGCACCCGCCGATCCGAATTCGCTCCGTGAAGTGGACCAGATGCGGCGAAGTGTAGAGGCCTGCGGCCAAACCTTGCGCGAGCAAGGCGTTCTCCACGAGCGCTGCGGTCGAGCCTTTGCCGTTCGTGCCTGCAATCAGCACCGCGGCAAACTTTTCTTCCGGATTTCCCAGCCTGGCCAGAGTCTCGCGCACCCGCTCCAGCTTCAGATCCCATCCTCGACTCGCCTCGAGGCCGAGCAAGTAGGTAATCGTGTCGGCGTAGGCCATGGCAGGGTCAGGTGGTTGCTCTGGCGGTCGCTTTCTTCAGTTCGCTGCCAAGGGCGGCCACCGCAGCAACCGCGGCCGCCTGATCCGAAGCCGCCTCGACCAAGGTCGAGAACTTGCTTCCGACAATGACGGCGTCGGAAATCGCGGCAACGCTGGAGGCTTCCTCCGGCGTTGAAATCCCGAAGCCAACTCCGATCGGAAGCTCGGTCTCCGCGCGAATCCTGCCGACAAGCTCGGCGATCGGACCGGTCTGGACTTGTTTGTCCCCCGTGACGCCGGCGACCGAAACAAAATAAACGAATCCACTGGCACTCTTGAGCACACGCCGGATTCGTTCCTTGGTGCTTGTCGGCGCGAGAAGGAAAATCATGTCGAGGCCCGCTTTGGCCAGAGGCAGGCGAAGCTGGTCCGCCTCGTCGACCGGCGCGTCCACGCACAGAACCGCATCGCCTCCCGCCGCCGCCAGCGCTTGCGCCAAGGCCTCAGGCCCGAACTGCAGGAAAGGGTTGGCGTAGCCGAAGAGAACAATCGGAATTTCCGTTCGAGCCCGCAAGCGCGAGACGAGATCCAGTACACCCGTCAAGTTGGTCCCGGCAGCAAGCGCTCGCTCGGCGGCGCGCTGCAGAACCGGTCCGTCGGCCATGGGATCCGAAAAAGGGACCCCGATTTCCAGAATATCAGCACCCTCATCCACCAGCGCCATCGCCATCTCCTCGGTCGCATCGAGATTCGGGTCGCCCGCCATCAGGAAAGGAATAAAGGCCGCCTCATTCTTTTTCTGGAGACGGCGGAAGCAACTTCGCAGACGCTTGCTGTAACTCTTCATCAGACAGGCCCCTCATCCAAGCCGAGGCAAGAGACCACCGTCGCCATATCCTTGTCCCCGCGGCCCGAGAGGTTCACGACGATATGTTGGTCTTTGGACAAGGTCGGCGCGAGGCGCGTGACCTCGGCCATCGCGTGGGCCGTCTCGAGAGCAGGAATGATGCCTTCGGTCTCGGCCAGCAGCCTCAAGGCTGTCAACGCCTCGTCGTCCGTAGCGGTGACATATTCCGCTCGACCGATATCTTTCAGAAACGAATGTTCAGGACCTACGCCCGGATAGTCCAGCCCCGCAGAAACGGAATGTGCTTCTGTGACCTGGCCGACTTCATCCTGCAACAGATAGGAGCGCGCCCCGTGCAGAACGCCCGGTGTTCCCGCAGTCAGAGTCGCTGCATGATTCCCCGAGGCCACCCCGTGGCCGGCCGCTTCGACCCCCACCAGGCGGACACTCTCGTCCTTGGCGAAAGGGTGAAAGAGACCGATTGCGTTTGAACCGCCCCCAACGCACGCGACCAGGACATCGGGCAGTCCCCCAATAATCTTGCGAAATTGCCGCTTCGTCTCGGTACCGATGACCGACTGCAGATCCCGCACCATCATGGGATAGGGATGGGGGCCGGCCGCCGATCCGATCATATAAAACGTGTCTTCGACGTTTGTGATCCAGTCGCGTAGGGCTTCATTCATCGCATCCTTGAGGGTCCGGCTACCACTTTCCACCACCCGAACCTTGGCGCCCAACAACTTGATGCGAAACACGTTCAGAGACTGACGCTGCACATCCTCCGCGCCCATGAAAACTTCGCATTCGAGGCCGAAGCGTGCGGCGGCAGTTGCCGAGGCAACCCCGTGCTGCCCCGCGCCCGTCTCCGCAATGATCCGTTTCTTCCCCATCCGCCGGGCGATCAGAATCTGGCCGATGGTATTGTTGATTTTATGAGCACCCGTGTGGCAGAGATCTTCTCGTTTGAGCCAGATCTGCGCACCACCCAATTGATCACTGAGGCGCGACACATGCGTCAGAGGCGTCGGGCGACCGACGTACTCCGAGAGCAATTCGCGAAACTCCTTCTTGAACTCCGGGTCTCGCCGAATCCTCCGGTAGGCCTCCTCCAACTCCACGAGCGCCGGCATGAGCGTCTCGCTCACG
This window of the Candidatus Binatia bacterium genome carries:
- the trpB gene encoding tryptophan synthase subunit beta → MQNQPDRKGHFGSFGGRYVSETLMPALVELEEAYRRIRRDPEFKKEFRELLSEYVGRPTPLTHVSRLSDQLGGAQIWLKREDLCHTGAHKINNTIGQILIARRMGKKRIIAETGAGQHGVASATAAARFGLECEVFMGAEDVQRQSLNVFRIKLLGAKVRVVESGSRTLKDAMNEALRDWITNVEDTFYMIGSAAGPHPYPMMVRDLQSVIGTETKRQFRKIIGGLPDVLVACVGGGSNAIGLFHPFAKDESVRLVGVEAAGHGVASGNHAATLTAGTPGVLHGARSYLLQDEVGQVTEAHSVSAGLDYPGVGPEHSFLKDIGRAEYVTATDDEALTALRLLAETEGIIPALETAHAMAEVTRLAPTLSKDQHIVVNLSGRGDKDMATVVSCLGLDEGPV
- the trpA gene encoding tryptophan synthase subunit alpha gives rise to the protein MKSYSKRLRSCFRRLQKKNEAAFIPFLMAGDPNLDATEEMAMALVDEGADILEIGVPFSDPMADGPVLQRAAERALAAGTNLTGVLDLVSRLRARTEIPIVLFGYANPFLQFGPEALAQALAAAGGDAVLCVDAPVDEADQLRLPLAKAGLDMIFLLAPTSTKERIRRVLKSASGFVYFVSVAGVTGDKQVQTGPIAELVGRIRAETELPIGVGFGISTPEEASSVAAISDAVIVGSKFSTLVEAASDQAAAVAAVAALGSELKKATARATT
- a CDS encoding bifunctional folylpolyglutamate synthase/dihydrofolate synthase, with protein sequence MAYADTITYLLGLEASRGWDLKLERVRETLARLGNPEEKFAAVLIAGTNGKGSTAALVENALLAQGLAAGLYTSPHLVHFTERIRIGGCEISQATVVDLVEEVRVLAPPEETGLTFFEITTVLALLAFARGGIDVGVLEVGLGGRLDATNVVEPAVSAITSIGLDHREWLGNTEVEIALEKAGVFRSGRTTVLGEGLSSEVASVLEHRAAEMGADLVRPFATLRELQLVGPHMQRNADTAAALLKGLSAECPELAVLPEIREKAFTATRWPGRLDAQSLGMPLWIDGAHNLEAAVALREALPALSQGLPYRLVFAAMRDKPWRAIASLLAADASEIVLVGLENERAVAPEELATAFPEGADVRIFARPEEALRQLLRESAESPVLVAGSLFLAGAVYELILQSRGLSSVFELGGGAF